The Elgaria multicarinata webbii isolate HBS135686 ecotype San Diego chromosome 15, rElgMul1.1.pri, whole genome shotgun sequence sequence catgaatatacacattttgtgcatgttttcccaaaaatacacatttttgtcagCATTTTTGATTGGAGCACTCCATCACAAAATCTAGAGAAGTATGAATTTGAAAGATAGCCGAGTTCCAGTTCACGTATTGGTtccaaagtgcaaaattaggtaagttcacgtgaaaatgaaaatgaaattaaatcctACCTCATCGGTAGAGAAGAATTATAAACATTAGAGTTCTTAATAAAGTCCTGCAGAAAACTGTTTCCATAAACTAGCTTTCGAATCAAGTTCTATGCCACATAGTGGAAGTCCCTAACATTACCTTGCACAGTCAGCTGGACAGCATCACTCTGTTCTCTTTTTCCACTGACTCTGTTTTCAGCTGTGCAGTAATATCTTCCCGTATCAGATGTCTGCAGTCTGTCAAACTCAAGTACTGCAGTCCTACCCAATAGCTCATCACTGCTTCCTGGGACTTCTTTGAACCATTGGTAACTGATGGGCGGAGAGCCATCAGCTGAACAGGTAAGGTTGGTCCTCTCCCCATTGGGCAGGATGGATCCCATGCTGCCGGACATAATGACTGGCTTGGTCACTGGAACTGGAGAGCAGAACAGGAGCTAATATTCATCAAACAGCAACAGCAGTTAGATGCTGTACAAAGCAAGGACAGGCAGACACAACATGGAGGAAACTAGGGGTAGGGTGTTGGTGGTGCTGGGGACTAAAGGAACAACAGGACATCGTGAAATGTCAGTATCAACAGGAATAACATGTTTCTAGACTTTATCATTATGAAGAAAAGTTTGGGAACTTTTCTCCTCCCTCGATTCCTATCCATACCCATTTTCTTtgcaaaaacaaaattgaaaaccagAACAGTGAAAGCAAAGCTGTGCTTGGTTTTATAATTACTGTTCATTTTTATAGTTAAGATTTGTCAATGTCTCAGTTTTGTTGAATTTTATTGGGGGTTTTATTGCATGTTATGTTTCTTGCTTTGAGAATCTTGACTGAAAAGTAAGCCATACCTTCTCAAAATAAATCAAACAGAAATTAAGCAAAATTGAGCAAATACATGCTGCTGCTGGCTGTTttactcctcttctttttctgcattTATGATCCCATGACGACATACAACCTAGTTGCCATATTACTAAGGTTACCTTTTACAATCTTGAGCATGGTCGCCCACTCTGTTGTTATTCTAGTCTTATCTCTGGCCTCCGAGGTCACTTCGCAGACGTATTGCCCGGCATCTGTCATATCTAGCTCTTGGATTAGGAGCGAGACGTCGCCCGGGGTTTTCTTTGCAATGCTGAGTCTGCCTCTGAAAGTTGTCAAGAGTATGTGATCCCCAGAGCCAGCATCCCGCTCAAAGATTCTCCGAAGGCCATGACCATCCTGAGTGGCTTTCCAAACGACACTTGTCTCCTCAAAGTCAGCGGAGGGTTCATACACGCAGGGCAAAGTGACGGGAGCTCGCCAGGTGCCCTCGATTGCCTGTAAGCCGGTCAGGTCCAGgacagctgcaggagagagatGTGTAGAAGGGAACAAGGATAGGCGGACACAGGGATTTCAAAGTGAGGGGCCACCTGGCATtcccatcccctcccctcccctccctgcactcTGAGAGAGGAGGCAGGAGGAGCTGCAGCACCGTGCTCAGCGCTTGGAACGCTCAGGAGAAACCAGGGAGCAGCAAACCTCCCGTGATTTCCCCCTGGATGAAGGAGAAAGTGTGATTCACAAGCAGCAGGTGCAACAGGTGAGGAGCTGAGGTACTTGGCCAGGCTGCCAAGCATTGGGGGCTCAGGGCCACATGCTGGGCTGCATCAGTGGCTGCATGTGCAGTTAAAATcagtggccgtcactacatcttgtggcagtgagttccataatttaactatgtgctgtgtgaagaagtacttcattttatttgtcctggatcacccaccaatcagcttcatggggtgcccccaggttctagtattttgagagaagaagggaaatgtctccctatccacattctccataccatgcataattttgtatacctctatcatgtctccccttagcctccttttttccaagctaaacattcccagttgatgtaaccttccctcataggggagatgctccagccccttcatcattttagttgcccttttctgcactttctccagctctatggtattctttttttaggtgtggtgactagaactgtacacagtattctaagtgtggtcgcaccatagatttgtataaaggcagtatgatactggcagttttattctcaattccttttcttataatgtctaacatggagtttgccttctttacagcagccacacactgggtggacattttcatcgagctgtccaccacaaccccaagatctctttcttgttcggtcaccattggctcagatcccattaggttatacttgaagttgggtttttttgccccaacgtgcatcaccttacacttgcttacattcaaccacatctgccatttggatgcccactctcccagcttggagagatccctcaGTTCCTGTgcattttaacaaccttaaataatttggtatcatcagcaaacttggcccctttactgctcactcctaattccagatcatttattaacaagttgaaaagaattggtcccaatacctatCCCTgtagaccccactatttacttccctccatcgggagaattgaccatttattcctactctctacttTCTGT is a genomic window containing:
- the VSIG4 gene encoding V-set and immunoglobulin domain-containing protein 4, with amino-acid sequence MEKFPWMWLLVLMATVPVRAVLDLTGLQAIEGTWRAPVTLPCVYEPSADFEETSVVWKATQDGHGLRRIFERDAGSGDHILLTTFRGRLSIAKKTPGDVSLLIQELDMTDAGQYVCEVTSEARDKTRITTEWATMLKIVKVPVTKPVIMSGSMGSILPNGERTNLTCSADGSPPISYQWFKEVPGSSDELLGRTAVLEFDRLQTSDTGRYYCTAENRVSGKREQSDAVQLTVQDSTEVLTLQPESEVSTPAGRVLGPGTASLPLYIVIPIAVLCAVVVLVVASAVFCRRRRNETDNTYDVAYNNYAVTSGETFSAGPGVIGMCGFEEPNQVLSNNYTAEPTKDGVYVAMDLKTDNEYELLSHNMESEYEIGS